The Syngnathus scovelli strain Florida chromosome 18, RoL_Ssco_1.2, whole genome shotgun sequence genome contains a region encoding:
- the avl9 gene encoding late secretory pathway protein AVL9 homolog produces the protein MERMEPQDVDEPRGPVLHIVVVGFHHKKGCQVEFSYPPLMPHEGHDSNMLPEEWKYLPFLALPDGAHNYQEDTVYFHLPPLADDTKCVYGVSCYRQIEAKALKVRQADVTRETVQKSVCVLSRVPLFGLLQAKLQLITHAYFEEKDFSQISILKELYEHMNGSLRGSALDGSQVFLGLSPRDLILHFRHKVLILFKLILLEKKVLFYVSPVSRLVGTLMAVLSLFPGMMEHGLVDSSHYRPKSSVSDDCDPATGISGAEEFESVSASELRGDGDVKPRLKPPSRSSPESSESDWETLDPGVLDEGTEGGAPAAPITMQPLGGQGGVAQGLLSGLEEDQYGMPLAIFTKGYLCLPYMALQQHHLLSDVAVRGFVAGATNILFRQQRHLSDAVVEVEEAAVHIHDGDLRKVLGLTTADLRFADYLLKHVMENRDDVFLDGTGWEGGDEWIRAQFALYLHALLASCLQEDNERLLADYGAPFIASWKVTHNYRLWHSNKHAAMAAVTPGHPFQGQYSVTDVKLRLTHSVHNSERGKKIGNAMMTTSRSVVQTGKAVGQSVGGALTSAKSAMSSWFSTLAQPAAAAHPDAPADQAQS, from the exons ATGGAGCGGATGGAGCCACAGGACGTGGACGAGCCACGGGGGCCGGTACTCCACATCGTCGTGGTCGGTTTTCATCACAAGAAGGGTTGCCAG GTGGAGTTTTCGTACCCACCGCTGATGCCGCACGAGGGACACGATAGCAACATGCTGCCCGAGGAGTGGAAGTACCTCCCGTTCCTGGCGCTGCCCGACGGAGCACACAACTACCAGGAAG ACACGGTCTACTTCCACCTGCCCCCCCTCGCCGATGACACCAAGTGCGTCTATGGCGTGTCTTGCTACCGGCAAATAGAGGCCAAG GCGCTGAAGGTCCGACAGGCTGATGTAACCCGTGAGACGGTGCAGAAGAGCGTCTGCGTGCTGAGCCGGGTG CCTCTGTTCGGTCTTCTCCAAGCCAAACTCCAGCTCATCACTCACGCTTACTTTGAGGAGAAAGACTTCTCTCAAATTTCCATCCTGAAG GAGCTTTACGAGCACATGAACGGCTCGTTGAGGGGCTCCGCCTTGGACGGCTCACAGGTCTTCCTCG GTTTGTCACCGCGAGATCTCATCCTGCACTTCAGACACAAG GTTCTCATCCTCTTCAAGCTCATCCTGCTGGAGAAAAAG GTCCTCTTCTACGTGTCGCCTGTCAGCCGACTCGTGGGAACGCTGATGGCTGTCCTGTCGTTGTTCCCAG GCATGATGGAGCACGGCCTGGTGGACTCGTCGCACTACCGGCCTAAGAGCAGCGTGTCGGACGACTGCGACCCAGCGACGGGCATCTCGGGGGCCGAGGAGTTCGAGTCCGTGTCCGCTTCGGAGCTGCGGGGCGACGGTGACGTCAAGCCCCGTCTCAAACCGCCTTCCCGCTCCTCCCCCGAGTCGTCGGAGAGTGACTGGGAGACGTTGGACCCCGGCGTGTTGGACGAGGGGACGGAGGGTGGGGCACCGGCCGCGCCCATCACAATGCAGCCGCTTGGGGGGCAGGGCGGCGTCGCGCAGGGACTACTATCCGGTCTGGAGGAGGACCAGTACGGCATGCCGCTTGCCATCTTCACCAAA GGCTACCTGTGTCTCCCGTACATGGCGCTGCAGCAGCACCACCTTCTGTCGGACGTGGCGGTGCGCGGTTTCGTCGCCGGGGCGACCAACATCCTCTTCCGGCAGCAGAGGCACCTGAGCGACGCCgtggtggaggtggaggag GCTGCCGTCCACATCCATGACGGCGACCTGCGCAAAGTTCTGGGCCTGACCACGGCCGACCTGCGCTTTGCCGACTACCTGCTGAAGCACGTGATGGAGAACCGAGATGATGTTTTCCTGGACGGGACGGGCTGGGAGGGCGGCGACGAGTGGATCCGGGCACAGTTTGCGCTCTACCTCCACGCCCTGCTGGCCTCCTGCCTGCAGGAAG ATAACGAGAGATTGCTGGCAGATTACGGCGCCCCCTTCATTGCCAGCTGGAAGGTCACGCACAACTACCGCCTGTGGCACAGCAACAAGCACGCCGCCATGGCCGCCGTAACGCCGGG ACATCCTTTCCAGGGACAATACAGTGTCACCGACGTCAAACTGCGTCTGACACA CTCGGTGCACAACAGCGAGCGTGGCAAGAAGATCGGGAACGCCATGATGACCACCAGCAGGAGCGTGGTCCAGACCGGGAAGGCCGTCG GTCAGTCAGTAGGCGGAGCTCTAACCAGCGCCAAGTCGGCCATGTCGTCCTGGTTCTCCACCTTGGCCCAGCCCGCCGCCGCGGCCCACCCGGATGCTCCCGCTGACCAGGCCCAATCCTGA